One region of Zingiber officinale cultivar Zhangliang chromosome 7B, Zo_v1.1, whole genome shotgun sequence genomic DNA includes:
- the LOC122007245 gene encoding proline-rich receptor-like protein kinase PERK12 isoform X2 → MTSSSATGGGGMPTAPQRVVVIQDASKDLSSSAIKWAIDGLSLKLGDELTLLGVLHHVNTPMGYRSKIDSNSVLATNTRIISEEVARKEEEYQRSAELLPIRELFESKKIAFNISVVAASSPKVAALEAVSKLKATWIILDRQMKKDKNFFLERLPCGISRMKRNNSVEHLREPRLHRRNDEFSEANVGNPIRYNEMLPGQEIKSGTTEMVLEFPDDGDLFSLELTAISSRLSEKKHTSIHLQEDDYISIQVAAEDKGSMTSKMPLTQNDENKSQEFGAMNQILEGEKAYPGCKVCGIERPKAASLREFTYTELCTATKGFCQENFLSEGGFGSVFRGELDSGQWIAVKQYKHASSQGEREFRSEVHLLGQLRHKYVVMLLGSCSERNHRLLVYEYVCNGSLEQHLSKNSSSLLTWGQRLKIAIGVAKGLNYLHQNNIIHRDMRPNNILLTHEYEAMLGDFGLSRKQRNESVLVSENKVVGTIGYLAPEYTERGRLSTKSDVYSFGVVLLELITGRTTMDNNLENKGLVGWARPLLHERNYPELIDERILDCHDLYQLFWMITVIEQCLIRDPDKRPSMEKVVHILKCMIDGEAIDVSETFSPAHSSANSLPSENVSQDEQEFEWQEKTSDGILSTNISQTSEPFSTVPSSESSTRSRSFWNIMVNPQGTKIYYDEMLT, encoded by the exons ATGACGAGTTCTTCAGCAACTGGTGGTGGCGGCATGCCCACTGCACCTCAAAGGGTGGTGGTGATCCAGGACGCATCAAAAGATTTAAGTTCCAGCGCAATCAAATGGGCCATTGATGGTCTTTCCCTTAAACTCGGGGATGAACTCACTCTCCTTGGAGTTCTTCACCATGTTAACACCCCTA TGGGCTACAGAAGCAAGATAGATTCCAACTCCGTGTTGGCGACAAACACTAGGATCATCAGCGAGGAAGTtgcaaggaaggaggaagaatacCAGAGAAGTGCAGAGTTATTGCCCATCCGTGAGCTATTTGAATCCAAGAAG ATTGCATTCAACATAAGTGTTGTTGCGGCATCTTCACCGAAAGTAGCTGCCCTTGAAGCTGTCAGTAAGCTGAAGGCAACGTGGATAATTCTTGACAG GCAGATGAAAAAAGACAAGAATTTTTTCTTGGAAAGGTTACCTTGTGGCATCTCCAGAATGAAACGTAACAATAGTGTAGAACACCTCAGAGAGCCAAGATTGCATCGAAGAAATGACGAGTTCTCAGAGGCAAATGTGGGGAACCCCATAAGGTACAATGAGATGCTACCAGGACAAGAGATAAAATCAGGTACTACTGAAATGGTGCTAGAATTTCCTGATGATGGAGATCTTTTCAGTTTGGAGCTGACCGCAATAA GTTCTAGGCTGTCTGAGAAAAAGCACACTTCCATCCATCTTCAAGAAGATGACTACATAAGCATTCAAGTAGCAGCTGAAGATAAAGGTTCAATGACTTCAAAAATGCCGCTAACACAAAATGATGAAAACAAGAGTCAGGAGTTTGGAGCAATGAACCAAATATTGGAGGGAGAAAAAGCATATCCTGGTTGTAAAGTGTGTGGCATAGAAAGACCAAAAGCAGCATCTTTAAGGGAATTCACTTACACTGAGCTGTGTACTGCGACAAAGGGATTTTGCCAGGAAAATTTTCTGTCTGAAGGAGGATTTGGGTCTGTCTTCAGAGGAGAACTTGATAGTGGGCAATGGATTGCTGTCAAGCAATATAAACATGCAAGTTCACAAGGAGAGCGAGAATTTCGGTCAGAGGTTCATCTTCTAGGACAACTAAGACACAAGTATGTGGTCATGCTACTTGGTTCATGCTCAGAAAGAAATCACAGGTTGCTTGTCTATGAGTATGTCTGCAATGGTTCATTGGAACAACATTTGTCAA AAAACAGTTCATCCCTTTTGACTTGGGGACAAAGGCTGAAGATAGCTATTGGAGTTGCAAAAGGTTTGAACTATCTGCACCAGAACAATATAATCCATAGAGATATGAGGCCCAACAACATCCTCCTAACACATGAATATGAAGCTATG TTGGGAGATTTTGGGCTTTCAAGAAAGCAACGAAATGAGTCTGTTCTTGTGTCTGAAAACAAGGTAGTAGGTACTATTGGATACTTGGCACCAGAATACACAGAACGTGGCAGACTATCGACTAAATCTGATGTTTATTCATTTGGAGTGGTTTTGCTTGAGTTAATCACAGGTCGGACAACAATGGACAACAATTTAGAAAACAAAGGTCTTGTTGGATGG GCAAGACCACTTCTgcatgagaggaactaccctgaACTGATTGATGAAAGGAttcttgattgccatgacttgtaCCAACTATTTTGGATGATAACCGTGATTGAGCAATGCCTTATAAGGGACCCTGATAAAAGGCCATCGATGGAAAAG GTGGTACACATCCTAAAATGCATGATAGATGGGGAGGCAATTGATGTCAGTGAGACTTTCTCCCCTGCTCACTCTTCAGCTAATAGTTTGCCAAGCGAAAATGTTTCACAGGATGAGCAAGAATTTGAATGGCAAGAGAAGACAAGCGATGGTATACTATCAACTAATATATCTCAAACCAGTGAACCATTTTCAACAGTGCCAAGTTCCGAAAGTTCAACAAGATCAAGAAGTTTCTGGAACATAATGGTAAATCCTCAAGGCACAAAAATATATTACGATGAGATGCTCACTTAG
- the LOC122007245 gene encoding inactive protein kinase SELMODRAFT_444075-like isoform X1, translating into MTSSSATGGGGMPTAPQRVVVIQDASKDLSSSAIKWAIDGLSLKLGDELTLLGVLHHVNTPSTLFFLRARKLSKNPQAFLLRSKEKQDSVGYRSKIDSNSVLATNTRIISEEVARKEEEYQRSAELLPIRELFESKKIAFNISVVAASSPKVAALEAVSKLKATWIILDRQMKKDKNFFLERLPCGISRMKRNNSVEHLREPRLHRRNDEFSEANVGNPIRYNEMLPGQEIKSGTTEMVLEFPDDGDLFSLELTAISSRLSEKKHTSIHLQEDDYISIQVAAEDKGSMTSKMPLTQNDENKSQEFGAMNQILEGEKAYPGCKVCGIERPKAASLREFTYTELCTATKGFCQENFLSEGGFGSVFRGELDSGQWIAVKQYKHASSQGEREFRSEVHLLGQLRHKYVVMLLGSCSERNHRLLVYEYVCNGSLEQHLSKNSSSLLTWGQRLKIAIGVAKGLNYLHQNNIIHRDMRPNNILLTHEYEAMLGDFGLSRKQRNESVLVSENKVVGTIGYLAPEYTERGRLSTKSDVYSFGVVLLELITGRTTMDNNLENKGLVGWARPLLHERNYPELIDERILDCHDLYQLFWMITVIEQCLIRDPDKRPSMEKVVHILKCMIDGEAIDVSETFSPAHSSANSLPSENVSQDEQEFEWQEKTSDGILSTNISQTSEPFSTVPSSESSTRSRSFWNIMVNPQGTKIYYDEMLT; encoded by the exons ATGACGAGTTCTTCAGCAACTGGTGGTGGCGGCATGCCCACTGCACCTCAAAGGGTGGTGGTGATCCAGGACGCATCAAAAGATTTAAGTTCCAGCGCAATCAAATGGGCCATTGATGGTCTTTCCCTTAAACTCGGGGATGAACTCACTCTCCTTGGAGTTCTTCACCATGTTAACACCCCTAGTACGTTATTTTTCCTGCGAGCTAGGAAATTAAGTAAAAACCCACAAGCTTTTCTTTTaagatcaaaagaaaaacaagacTCTG TGGGCTACAGAAGCAAGATAGATTCCAACTCCGTGTTGGCGACAAACACTAGGATCATCAGCGAGGAAGTtgcaaggaaggaggaagaatacCAGAGAAGTGCAGAGTTATTGCCCATCCGTGAGCTATTTGAATCCAAGAAG ATTGCATTCAACATAAGTGTTGTTGCGGCATCTTCACCGAAAGTAGCTGCCCTTGAAGCTGTCAGTAAGCTGAAGGCAACGTGGATAATTCTTGACAG GCAGATGAAAAAAGACAAGAATTTTTTCTTGGAAAGGTTACCTTGTGGCATCTCCAGAATGAAACGTAACAATAGTGTAGAACACCTCAGAGAGCCAAGATTGCATCGAAGAAATGACGAGTTCTCAGAGGCAAATGTGGGGAACCCCATAAGGTACAATGAGATGCTACCAGGACAAGAGATAAAATCAGGTACTACTGAAATGGTGCTAGAATTTCCTGATGATGGAGATCTTTTCAGTTTGGAGCTGACCGCAATAA GTTCTAGGCTGTCTGAGAAAAAGCACACTTCCATCCATCTTCAAGAAGATGACTACATAAGCATTCAAGTAGCAGCTGAAGATAAAGGTTCAATGACTTCAAAAATGCCGCTAACACAAAATGATGAAAACAAGAGTCAGGAGTTTGGAGCAATGAACCAAATATTGGAGGGAGAAAAAGCATATCCTGGTTGTAAAGTGTGTGGCATAGAAAGACCAAAAGCAGCATCTTTAAGGGAATTCACTTACACTGAGCTGTGTACTGCGACAAAGGGATTTTGCCAGGAAAATTTTCTGTCTGAAGGAGGATTTGGGTCTGTCTTCAGAGGAGAACTTGATAGTGGGCAATGGATTGCTGTCAAGCAATATAAACATGCAAGTTCACAAGGAGAGCGAGAATTTCGGTCAGAGGTTCATCTTCTAGGACAACTAAGACACAAGTATGTGGTCATGCTACTTGGTTCATGCTCAGAAAGAAATCACAGGTTGCTTGTCTATGAGTATGTCTGCAATGGTTCATTGGAACAACATTTGTCAA AAAACAGTTCATCCCTTTTGACTTGGGGACAAAGGCTGAAGATAGCTATTGGAGTTGCAAAAGGTTTGAACTATCTGCACCAGAACAATATAATCCATAGAGATATGAGGCCCAACAACATCCTCCTAACACATGAATATGAAGCTATG TTGGGAGATTTTGGGCTTTCAAGAAAGCAACGAAATGAGTCTGTTCTTGTGTCTGAAAACAAGGTAGTAGGTACTATTGGATACTTGGCACCAGAATACACAGAACGTGGCAGACTATCGACTAAATCTGATGTTTATTCATTTGGAGTGGTTTTGCTTGAGTTAATCACAGGTCGGACAACAATGGACAACAATTTAGAAAACAAAGGTCTTGTTGGATGG GCAAGACCACTTCTgcatgagaggaactaccctgaACTGATTGATGAAAGGAttcttgattgccatgacttgtaCCAACTATTTTGGATGATAACCGTGATTGAGCAATGCCTTATAAGGGACCCTGATAAAAGGCCATCGATGGAAAAG GTGGTACACATCCTAAAATGCATGATAGATGGGGAGGCAATTGATGTCAGTGAGACTTTCTCCCCTGCTCACTCTTCAGCTAATAGTTTGCCAAGCGAAAATGTTTCACAGGATGAGCAAGAATTTGAATGGCAAGAGAAGACAAGCGATGGTATACTATCAACTAATATATCTCAAACCAGTGAACCATTTTCAACAGTGCCAAGTTCCGAAAGTTCAACAAGATCAAGAAGTTTCTGGAACATAATGGTAAATCCTCAAGGCACAAAAATATATTACGATGAGATGCTCACTTAG